In Pseudomonadales bacterium, the genomic stretch CGCCCCGTTTCACGCATCCATGTCACTGTGTCATGAATCGTTTGCTGGGTTGGTCTAAAGCTTATACCGGTTTTATTGATGAGCTTGTCGCTAGAGGCCGGTGGTAGCTGTGTAACAATGCGCATGGCTTCTTTAGAAATAGGAAAGCTGATCGGTATTAGCTTGCGTAGCGCATCAAAGATATGACCAAGCGCACGAAAGAGTTTGCCTGAAATTGCCATGCGGCGCAGCTTTTGCCCAGCGGCGGTTTCGATTGCATCGGCAAAGTCTGGCCAGCTATTATAAATGCCGCCTAAAATATAGCGCTCTTCGCAGCTGTTGGCGTTAAGCGTTGACTCAAGCAGTAAACGGTGTGCTAAAGCCACATCACGTGCATCAATCGGCTGCGTGCCAGAGCTGGTGATCGGCATTACCTGTGTTACAAAGCGGATGATTGAGCTATTACTCTCTGCAAGCTTAGGGTCATTAGGCCCTAATACCATAGATGGATAGGTGATGATAATGGGCTGGCCCTCTGCCTGCAGTGCGCGTACTTTTTCTTCGCTGAGTTTTTTCGAGCGCGAGTAGGCGTCTTGCACCTCGACGAGCGGCGTTGCTTCGGTTAATAGGCTTTGCTTAAAGTCGTAAAAAATACTCATGCTGGATACATAAAGTATTTTTTTGATTCCTAATTCGCAGGC encodes the following:
- a CDS encoding SDR family NAD(P)-dependent oxidoreductase, with the protein product MKIFITGATGLIGANSALELLQAGHQVRLLVRNKTAAEQYFAQHGYQLDDFVVADMLDKAAVKQGMQGCDAVLHCAAIVDLDPRHAEKTIQTNLQSIEAVIGSACELGIKKILYVSSMSIFYDFKQSLLTEATPLVEVQDAYSRSKKLSEEKVRALQAEGQPIIITYPSMVLGPNDPKLAESNSSIIRFVTQVMPITSSGTQPIDARDVALAHRLLLESTLNANSCEERYILGGIYNSWPDFADAIETAAGQKLRRMAISGKLFRALGHIFDALRKLIPISFPISKEAMRIVTQLPPASSDKLINKTGISFRPTQQTIHDTVTWMRETGRL